The following proteins come from a genomic window of Caldisalinibacter kiritimatiensis:
- a CDS encoding NAD(P)/FAD-dependent oxidoreductase, whose amino-acid sequence MIKSAEVVIIGGGISGCSIAYNLAKKGVKNVVILEKEYLASGSTGRCGAGVRQQWGREMNCRLAMESIKFFENAKEELEYDKDIEFKQEGYLIVATTEKEDNQFKENVKLQRKLGIPVEYLTPKEAKKIVPHLNTKGVISATFCSKDGHLNPFLMTDAYAKAAKRLGVKIYTYTEVIGIKVKNNKIYGVKTNKGFISTRIVINAAGGYSKQIGKMVGIDLPVYSERHQILVTEPVKPIQGPMVISFSLNIYCQQTPHGSFIMGRGDSNEPKDLRVTSSWNFMEQMTTTAINLLPPLGELRIIRQWAGLYNITPDKHPILGPVKEVDGFYLAIGFSGHGFMLAPMTGLLLAEQIIGEKTTIPIDKLDKDRFERGEMVLEPSVV is encoded by the coding sequence ATGATTAAATCTGCCGAAGTTGTAATTATAGGTGGAGGTATTTCTGGGTGTTCTATAGCTTATAATTTAGCTAAAAAAGGTGTAAAGAATGTTGTTATACTAGAAAAAGAATATTTAGCTAGTGGCTCTACAGGAAGGTGTGGTGCAGGGGTAAGACAACAATGGGGTAGGGAAATGAATTGTAGATTGGCTATGGAAAGCATTAAGTTTTTTGAAAATGCAAAAGAGGAATTAGAATATGATAAAGACATTGAATTTAAACAGGAAGGTTATCTTATTGTAGCAACAACAGAAAAGGAAGATAATCAATTTAAAGAAAACGTTAAACTGCAACGGAAATTAGGGATACCAGTAGAATACCTTACACCTAAAGAAGCTAAAAAAATTGTACCTCATCTAAATACGAAAGGAGTAATAAGTGCAACTTTTTGCTCGAAAGATGGTCATTTAAATCCATTTTTAATGACTGATGCATATGCAAAAGCGGCAAAAAGATTAGGGGTTAAAATTTATACATATACTGAGGTTATAGGAATAAAGGTAAAGAATAATAAAATATATGGAGTAAAGACAAATAAAGGATTTATTTCTACTAGAATTGTAATAAATGCTGCAGGAGGATATTCAAAACAAATCGGTAAAATGGTCGGTATAGATTTACCTGTATATTCAGAAAGACATCAAATATTAGTAACTGAACCTGTTAAGCCAATCCAAGGGCCAATGGTTATTTCATTTTCGCTTAATATTTATTGTCAGCAGACACCACATGGTTCGTTTATTATGGGGAGAGGGGATTCTAATGAACCTAAAGACTTACGAGTAACATCAAGTTGGAATTTTATGGAACAGATGACTACAACTGCAATCAATTTGTTGCCACCATTAGGAGAATTAAGAATTATAAGGCAGTGGGCAGGATTATATAATATTACACCTGATAAACACCCTATACTAGGTCCGGTTAAAGAAGTTGACGGATTTTATTTAGCTATTGGGTTTAGTGGTCATGGTTTTATGTTAGCACCAATGACTGGATTACTCTTGGCAGAACAGATAATAGGTGAAAAAACAACTATACCTATTGATAAACTTGATAAAGATAGATTTGAAAGAGGGGAAATGGTATTAGAGCCTTCAGTTGTATAG
- a CDS encoding (2Fe-2S)-binding protein has translation MREKTIVCRCEDVTLDEIRKLIREGYTSVDEIKRISRAGMGPCQGKTCSQIIMKEIALITGKDISELKSCTSRPPVKPIKIKTIAEGANLND, from the coding sequence TTGCGTGAGAAGACAATAGTGTGTAGATGTGAAGATGTAACATTAGATGAAATAAGGAAACTTATTAGAGAAGGATATACGTCAGTAGATGAAATAAAAAGAATCTCTAGAGCTGGAATGGGTCCCTGTCAAGGAAAAACATGTTCTCAGATTATTATGAAGGAAATTGCTTTAATTACTGGTAAGGATATTTCTGAGCTTAAGTCATGTACAAGTAGACCACCTGTTAAGCCAATAAAAATAAAAACTATAGCAGAAGGAGCTAATTTAAATGATTAA
- a CDS encoding 4Fe-4S binding protein, giving the protein MLSKTGVADKKLVKEKFPSLDRLKKGPIAIIECFERIPCNPCSTVCKRGAIKEMKDINDIPVIDPELCNGCGLCISCCPGLAIMVIDATYADDKVIFKIPYEFLPVPKIGDKVKGLDRSGKYITDVKIVNVLKAERQDKTTIIHVEVSKKYLYDFRNIRMEG; this is encoded by the coding sequence GATAAAAAATTAGTAAAAGAAAAGTTTCCTAGCTTAGATAGACTTAAAAAGGGACCTATTGCAATCATAGAATGCTTTGAAAGAATTCCATGTAATCCATGTTCCACTGTCTGTAAAAGAGGAGCAATAAAGGAAATGAAAGATATAAACGATATACCAGTTATTGACCCGGAATTATGTAATGGATGTGGTTTATGTATAAGCTGTTGTCCTGGTTTAGCTATAATGGTTATAGATGCTACATATGCAGATGATAAGGTTATATTCAAGATACCTTATGAGTTTTTACCTGTACCTAAAATAGGAGATAAAGTAAAAGGATTGGATAGATCAGGTAAGTATATAACAGATGTAAAAATAGTAAATGTTTTAAAGGCTGAAAGGCAGGATAAAACAACGATAATTCACGTTGAGGTATCAAAAAAATATTTATATGACTTTAGAAATATAAGAATGGAGGGGTAA